Proteins from one Lachnospiraceae bacterium KGMB03038 genomic window:
- a CDS encoding thiamine phosphate synthase has translation MCRREDWGRVTAVTNRRLTSRPYEEQMKRICRLRPAAVIVREKDLPEEVYADLAGRVKTICESYGVPCIYHTYLEAARQAGVRRIHLPLALLRSLEGEPSLREDFDQIGTSIHSLEEALEAVRLGADCLTAGHVYVTDCKKGLAPRGISFLREICQAVPIPVYGIGGIHPGTGQVEEVCSCGAAGACIMSGMMEI, from the coding sequence ATGTGTAGGCGGGAAGACTGGGGACGTGTGACGGCGGTGACCAACCGGCGCCTTACCAGCCGTCCCTATGAAGAGCAGATGAAACGGATCTGTCGTCTGAGGCCGGCGGCGGTGATCGTAAGGGAAAAAGACCTGCCGGAAGAAGTATACGCGGATCTTGCGGGAAGGGTAAAGACAATCTGTGAATCTTATGGGGTGCCTTGTATTTATCATACCTATCTGGAAGCGGCGCGGCAGGCGGGGGTACGGCGGATCCACCTGCCTCTGGCTCTGCTTCGCAGCCTGGAAGGAGAGCCATCCCTGAGAGAAGATTTTGACCAGATCGGGACTTCCATCCATTCCCTGGAAGAAGCCTTGGAAGCGGTGAGGCTGGGCGCGGACTGCCTGACGGCAGGACACGTCTATGTGACAGACTGTAAAAAAGGCCTGGCGCCCAGAGGAATTTCGTTCCTTCGGGAAATCTGCCAGGCCGTTCCGATCCCAGTCTATGGCATCGGAGGCATCCATCCAGGCACAGGGCAGGTGGAAGAGGTCTGCTCCTGCGGAGCGGCCGGCGCCTGCATCATGTCGGGGATGATGGAGATTTAG
- a CDS encoding ATP-binding cassette domain-containing protein, whose protein sequence is MISTSNITLRVGKKALFEDVNIKFTEGNCYGLIGANGAGKSTFLKILSGQLEPTKGEVSITPGERLSFLQQDHFQYDGYPVLDTVMMGNARLYEIMKEKEVIYAKEDFTDEDGIKASELEAEFASMNGWEAESDAASLLNGLGIGTELHYEMMKNLDGPQKVKVLLAQALFGNPDILLLDEPTNHLDLDAIAWLEEFLINFDNTVIVVSHDRYFLNKVCTQIADIDYGKIKLYAGNYDFWYESSQLLIRQMKEANKKKEEKIKELQEFISRFSANASKSRQATSRKRALEKIQLDEIQPSSRKYPYIDFRPNREIGNEVLTVEGLSKTINGEKVLDNLSFTLNREDKVAFVGGNELAKTTLFQILSGEMEPDEGTYKWGITTSQAYFPLDPGDEFDNDYTIVEWLTQYSEEKDVTYVRGFLGRMLFSGEDGVKKVKVLSGGEKVRCLLSKMMISGANVLILDEPTNHLDMESITALNNGLIKFPGVILFSSRDHQIVQTTANRIMEIVPGGKLIDKITTYDEYLESDEMARKRQTYSVNQEEDD, encoded by the coding sequence ATGATAAGTACAAGCAATATTACTTTACGTGTAGGGAAAAAAGCTTTATTTGAAGATGTAAATATCAAATTTACGGAAGGGAACTGCTATGGGCTGATCGGCGCGAACGGCGCCGGAAAGTCTACCTTCTTAAAAATCCTCTCCGGCCAGCTGGAGCCTACCAAGGGCGAAGTCTCCATCACCCCCGGAGAACGTCTTTCCTTCCTCCAGCAGGACCATTTCCAGTATGACGGATATCCGGTGCTGGATACGGTCATGATGGGCAATGCCAGACTGTATGAGATCATGAAAGAAAAAGAAGTGATCTATGCCAAAGAAGATTTTACCGATGAGGACGGCATCAAAGCCAGTGAACTGGAAGCCGAGTTCGCTTCTATGAACGGCTGGGAAGCTGAGTCTGACGCCGCTTCTTTGCTGAACGGCCTTGGAATTGGAACTGAACTGCACTATGAGATGATGAAGAATCTGGATGGTCCCCAGAAGGTAAAGGTACTCCTTGCCCAGGCTCTCTTTGGCAATCCTGATATCCTGCTTCTGGACGAGCCTACCAACCACCTGGACTTAGACGCCATTGCCTGGCTGGAAGAATTTCTGATCAACTTTGACAACACAGTGATCGTGGTCTCCCACGACCGTTATTTCCTGAATAAAGTCTGCACGCAGATCGCGGACATTGACTACGGCAAGATCAAACTGTATGCGGGAAACTATGATTTCTGGTATGAATCCAGCCAGCTTCTGATCCGTCAGATGAAGGAAGCCAACAAGAAAAAGGAAGAAAAGATCAAAGAGCTGCAGGAATTCATTTCCCGGTTCAGCGCCAACGCTTCCAAGTCCCGGCAGGCTACTTCCAGGAAACGCGCCCTGGAGAAGATCCAGTTGGACGAGATCCAGCCTTCCAGCCGGAAATATCCTTATATTGATTTCCGTCCCAACCGGGAGATTGGAAATGAAGTGCTGACGGTGGAGGGACTTTCCAAAACGATCAATGGGGAAAAGGTGTTGGACAATCTTTCCTTTACCCTTAACCGGGAAGACAAAGTCGCCTTTGTAGGCGGAAATGAGCTGGCCAAGACCACCCTCTTCCAGATCCTTTCCGGTGAGATGGAGCCGGATGAAGGAACCTATAAGTGGGGCATCACCACATCCCAAGCTTATTTCCCCTTAGATCCCGGCGACGAATTCGACAACGACTATACCATTGTAGAATGGCTGACCCAGTATTCTGAAGAAAAGGACGTGACCTATGTCCGTGGATTCCTGGGCCGTATGCTCTTCTCCGGCGAGGATGGGGTAAAGAAGGTCAAAGTTCTGTCCGGCGGGGAGAAGGTCCGCTGCCTTCTGTCCAAAATGATGATCTCCGGGGCAAACGTGCTCATCTTAGACGAGCCTACCAACCACCTGGATATGGAATCCATCACAGCCTTAAACAACGGACTGATCAAGTTCCCAGGCGTGATCCTCTTTAGTTCCAGAGACCACCAGATCGTACAGACCACCGCCAACCGGATCATGGAGATCGTGCCCGGCGGAAAATTGATCGACAAGATCACCACCTACGACGAGTATCTGGAAAGCGACGAAATGGCCAGAAAACGTCAGACTTACTCCGTCAACCAGGAGGAAGACGATTAA
- a CDS encoding YjbQ family protein produces MNLFEHKISTGSPQQMTKVTGMIREDIAKSGVKNGIVVVYSPHTTAGFTINENADPDVVHDMLCGLEESFPTRRSYYQHMEGNSHAHLKTTCVGPSQTLILEEGKLVLGIWQDVYFCEFDGPRNRRFFVKILEG; encoded by the coding sequence ATGAATCTGTTTGAACACAAAATATCTACCGGAAGCCCGCAGCAGATGACGAAAGTGACCGGGATGATCCGGGAGGATATCGCAAAAAGCGGAGTGAAAAATGGGATTGTAGTTGTATACTCCCCTCATACTACGGCGGGATTTACCATCAATGAAAACGCGGATCCAGACGTGGTCCACGATATGCTCTGCGGACTGGAAGAATCCTTCCCCACCCGCAGATCCTACTATCAGCATATGGAAGGAAATTCCCACGCCCATCTGAAGACAACCTGTGTGGGGCCCTCCCAGACACTGATCCTGGAAGAAGGGAAATTGGTCCTGGGAATCTGGCAGGATGTTTATTTCTGCGAATTTGACGGTCCGAGGAACCGCCGTTTCTTCGTAAAGATCCTGGAAGGGTAG
- a CDS encoding patatin family protein: MVTGTMVLEGGATRGVFTSGVLDYLMEKDLYLSHVIGVSAGSCNGVDYVSKQPGRTRDCMIQKDKEYNYYHGLRDFIKEKSVLDMDMVFDRYPNEIFPFDFDTYFASEMECEIVITNCVTGRAEYRTEDHDRDMLMKLCRASSSMPLLAPMVNIDGTPYLDGGLADSIPVERAMEIGNDKIVLILTRNPGYRKKPTSKGLANLYRRAYRKYPNLVSVTIQRNYIYNRQMNLIEKLEDEGKIFVLRPLIPTVSRLEKNYDALMHFYEHGYRLMKKQYNELLKYLEA; encoded by the coding sequence ATGGTGACTGGAACAATGGTACTGGAAGGAGGAGCCACGAGAGGCGTGTTTACTTCCGGCGTCCTGGATTATCTGATGGAGAAAGATTTATATCTGTCTCATGTGATCGGGGTGTCCGCCGGATCCTGCAACGGCGTGGATTATGTGTCGAAGCAGCCGGGGAGGACCAGGGACTGCATGATCCAGAAAGATAAGGAATATAATTACTATCATGGACTGAGAGATTTTATCAAAGAAAAAAGCGTGCTGGATATGGATATGGTGTTTGACCGTTATCCCAACGAGATCTTTCCTTTTGATTTTGACACTTATTTTGCATCGGAGATGGAGTGCGAGATTGTGATCACAAACTGTGTGACAGGAAGAGCGGAGTATCGGACGGAAGACCATGACCGGGATATGCTGATGAAGCTGTGCAGGGCGTCCAGCAGTATGCCCCTTTTGGCGCCTATGGTCAATATTGACGGGACGCCGTATCTGGACGGAGGTCTGGCAGATTCTATCCCTGTTGAGCGGGCGATGGAAATCGGCAATGACAAGATCGTGCTGATCCTGACCCGGAATCCGGGATATCGGAAGAAACCCACATCCAAAGGATTGGCCAATTTGTATCGAAGAGCATACAGGAAATACCCAAATCTGGTGTCGGTGACCATTCAGAGAAACTATATTTACAACCGGCAGATGAATTTGATCGAGAAGCTGGAGGACGAGGGGAAAATCTTCGTACTGCGGCCGCTGATCCCTACGGTTTCCAGACTGGAGAAAAATTACGATGCTCTGATGCACTTTTATGAACACGGATACCGGCTGATGAAAAAGCAGTATAATGAACTGCTTAAATATCTGGAAGCATAG
- a CDS encoding GNAT family N-acetyltransferase yields MEYEGEERKDCKERISEAQFLTFMHEAERLKCIPRHAWTSSDRRESVAEHCWRLCLAVWLLKEELPAVDIERLMELGLLHDLGEAMTGDIPAFEKHKSHEEKEQEAVKRLAALLPEAKGRELQDRLLEFEKAKTLEGKTAKALDKIEAVIQHNESKIGTWLPLEYDLQLTYGTEEAKKIPYLARLREAVREETMRKIEKETAKEKPRKGYYVSKDPKKLSLERAAALLRQSYWAKDRPKEMIRKAMEHSLCYGVYDEADYMVGYARVITDHATTFYLMDVIIDEPYRHQGLGTMLMDRIMEDMKGLHGVLHTTDAKEFYHRYGFVRNQEKLDSVMEKPRD; encoded by the coding sequence ATGGAATACGAGGGCGAAGAGAGGAAAGACTGCAAGGAGAGGATCAGTGAGGCGCAGTTTCTAACATTTATGCACGAAGCGGAACGATTGAAGTGTATCCCACGGCATGCCTGGACTTCTTCCGATCGAAGGGAGAGCGTTGCGGAACATTGCTGGAGGCTTTGCCTCGCGGTCTGGCTTCTTAAGGAAGAATTGCCGGCTGTGGATATAGAGCGTCTGATGGAACTTGGCCTGCTCCACGATCTTGGCGAGGCGATGACCGGGGATATCCCTGCCTTTGAGAAACATAAATCCCATGAGGAAAAGGAACAAGAGGCGGTAAAAAGGCTGGCGGCTCTTCTTCCGGAGGCTAAAGGAAGAGAACTTCAGGACCGGCTCCTTGAGTTTGAAAAAGCAAAGACTCTGGAAGGAAAAACGGCCAAGGCGCTGGACAAGATAGAGGCGGTGATCCAGCACAACGAGTCCAAGATCGGCACCTGGCTTCCTCTGGAGTATGATCTGCAGCTGACCTATGGGACAGAAGAGGCAAAGAAAATTCCCTATCTTGCGCGGCTAAGGGAGGCAGTAAGAGAAGAAACCATGAGAAAGATTGAGAAAGAGACAGCAAAAGAGAAACCGCGAAAGGGATATTATGTCAGTAAAGATCCAAAGAAACTGAGCCTGGAACGGGCGGCCGCTTTGCTGCGCCAGTCCTACTGGGCCAAAGACAGACCAAAGGAAATGATCCGAAAGGCCATGGAACATTCTCTCTGCTATGGGGTTTACGATGAAGCGGATTATATGGTTGGATATGCCAGAGTGATCACGGATCATGCGACAACCTTTTATCTGATGGACGTGATCATCGATGAGCCATACCGGCATCAGGGGCTTGGCACCATGCTGATGGATCGGATCATGGAAGATATGAAAGGACTCCACGGGGTTCTGCATACTACAGATGCGAAGGAGTTCTATCATAGATATGGCTTTGTCCGGAATCAGGAAAAGC